Proteins encoded by one window of Massilia sp. NR 4-1:
- a CDS encoding DUF5009 domain-containing protein, which yields MPGLSASPTSSTAAPARRLLSLDAFRGFVILAMIWVNYIAGMPGIPYWLEHAGAKADGFTLPDLVFPGFLFIVGIAIPLSLHKSIGRTSLPLLGRLAWRAGSLMLAGVVLANAYRYDAAHALLPRAWYFLLFYAAMILLWRQTAQRNWSFWAGALLMLFLLASFRGTLNAEFSSVYLQHSWWGILGMIGWAYLLCSLVYLAARGHGTALMGALAALIVLYMGCKAGALAGVQQAVNGFVNLPEVLGSTAANVLAGTLVGNLFVAPPAGHRHRIRFMFFFALGLLLCGLLLRPYHGINKIQATESYTLVCSGIVLGLFLLFYIVIDVWQWQGWSIILLPAGANALFAYIAPDLWEQLAAVLRLPRIWWPYLHSGGAPGLLNAATMTLAMMALVAAANRAGVKLRF from the coding sequence ATGCCTGGACTCTCCGCTTCGCCCACCTCCTCCACCGCCGCGCCGGCGCGGCGCCTGCTCAGTCTCGATGCTTTCCGCGGCTTCGTGATTCTCGCCATGATCTGGGTGAACTATATCGCGGGCATGCCGGGCATTCCGTATTGGCTGGAGCATGCCGGCGCGAAGGCGGATGGCTTCACCCTGCCCGATCTGGTCTTCCCCGGCTTCCTCTTCATAGTCGGCATCGCCATTCCGCTCTCGCTGCACAAGTCCATCGGCCGCACCTCGCTGCCGCTGCTGGGCCGCCTGGCGTGGCGCGCGGGCAGCCTGATGCTGGCCGGCGTGGTGCTGGCCAATGCTTACCGCTACGACGCGGCGCATGCACTGCTGCCGCGCGCCTGGTATTTCCTGCTGTTTTATGCGGCGATGATCCTGCTGTGGCGCCAGACGGCGCAGCGCAACTGGAGCTTCTGGGCCGGTGCGCTGCTGATGCTCTTCCTGCTCGCCAGTTTCCGCGGCACGCTGAATGCGGAATTCAGCAGCGTGTATCTGCAGCATAGCTGGTGGGGCATCCTCGGCATGATAGGCTGGGCCTACCTGCTGTGCAGCCTGGTCTACCTGGCCGCACGCGGCCATGGCACGGCGCTGATGGGCGCCCTGGCCGCGCTGATCGTGCTGTATATGGGGTGCAAGGCCGGCGCGCTGGCCGGGGTGCAGCAGGCGGTGAATGGCTTCGTCAACCTGCCCGAGGTATTGGGCTCCACCGCCGCCAATGTGCTGGCCGGCACGCTGGTCGGCAATCTGTTCGTGGCGCCGCCGGCCGGGCACCGCCACCGCATCCGCTTCATGTTCTTCTTTGCACTTGGCCTGCTGCTGTGCGGCCTGCTGCTGCGTCCCTACCACGGCATCAACAAGATTCAGGCGACGGAAAGCTATACCCTCGTCTGTTCAGGCATCGTGCTTGGCCTGTTCCTGCTGTTCTATATTGTGATCGACGTGTGGCAGTGGCAGGGGTGGAGCATCATTCTGCTGCCTGCGGGAGCCAACGCGCTGTTCGCCTATATCGCGCCGGACTTGTGGGAGCAGTTGGCGGCCGTGCTGCGTCTGCCGCGCATCTGGTGGCCGTATCTGCACAGCGGCGGCGCTCCCGGACTGCTGAACGCCGCCACCATGACGCTGGCCATGATGGCGCTGGTGGCCGCCGCCAACCGCGCCGGCGTCAAGCTGCGCTTCTAG
- a CDS encoding ABC transporter ATP-binding protein, which translates to MASVTLKNVVKHYDNKTPVIRGIDLAIRDGEFVVFVGPSGCGKSTLLRMIAGLEEITSGELHIGERLANDVPPAQRELAMVFQSYALYPHMTVYENMAFALKLAGHKAAAVREAVERAAGILQITPLLKRKPKELSGGQRQRVAIGRAIVRKPRLFLFDEPLSNLDASLRVQMRVEISRLHQELKTTMIYVTHDQVEAMTLGERIVVFNGGHIEQIGTPHELYNNPANLFVAGFLGSPKMNFIPGQIAAAGAAHVAVQLPGGALVEVAVQPGEAQRGDTVTLGVRAEHLALQACGAGGANVLDVGVGHVEYLGDLSIVYTTLDGAPDMLAVKQPPEDAPLQAGSRAALHLPPERCLLFDAAGRAYARP; encoded by the coding sequence ATGGCCAGCGTCACCCTGAAAAACGTCGTCAAGCATTACGACAATAAAACCCCGGTCATCCGCGGCATCGATCTGGCCATCCGCGACGGCGAGTTCGTGGTCTTCGTCGGGCCTTCCGGCTGCGGCAAGTCGACGCTGCTGCGCATGATCGCCGGCCTGGAAGAGATCACCTCCGGCGAACTGCATATCGGCGAGCGCCTGGCCAACGACGTGCCGCCGGCCCAGCGCGAGCTGGCCATGGTGTTCCAGTCCTATGCGCTGTATCCGCATATGACGGTGTACGAGAATATGGCGTTCGCGCTCAAGCTGGCCGGCCACAAGGCGGCCGCCGTGCGCGAGGCCGTGGAGCGCGCCGCCGGCATCCTGCAGATCACGCCGCTGCTCAAGCGCAAGCCGAAAGAGCTGTCCGGCGGCCAGCGCCAGCGCGTGGCCATCGGCCGCGCCATCGTGCGCAAGCCGCGCCTGTTCCTGTTCGACGAGCCGCTCTCCAATCTCGACGCCAGCCTGCGGGTGCAGATGCGGGTGGAGATCAGCCGCCTGCACCAGGAGCTGAAGACCACCATGATCTACGTGACCCACGACCAGGTCGAAGCCATGACACTGGGCGAGCGCATCGTGGTCTTCAACGGCGGGCATATCGAGCAGATCGGCACGCCGCATGAGCTGTACAACAATCCGGCCAACCTCTTCGTGGCGGGCTTCCTCGGCTCGCCGAAGATGAACTTCATCCCCGGCCAGATCGCCGCCGCGGGCGCCGCCCATGTGGCGGTGCAGTTGCCGGGCGGCGCGCTGGTGGAGGTGGCCGTCCAGCCGGGCGAGGCGCAGCGCGGCGACACCGTGACCCTGGGCGTGCGCGCCGAGCACCTGGCCTTGCAAGCCTGCGGGGCCGGCGGCGCGAATGTGCTGGACGTCGGCGTCGGCCATGTGGAGTACCTGGGCGATCTGTCCATCGTCTACACCACGCTGGATGGCGCGCCCGACATGCTGGCCGTGAAACAGCCGCCGGAGGATGCGCCTTTGCAGGCCGGCAGCCGCGCTGCCCTGCACCTGCCGCCCGAGCGCTGCCTGCTGTTCGACGCCGCCGGACGGGCCTATGCGCGCCCGTAA
- a CDS encoding DUF2975 domain-containing protein: MINSYILRSGQHAVRRLCGILRGILVVFVVLQVLYFALSWGSSGNYYTVFMRVHFYPDGMTLDELLHLGYTQRLIGVGLGLPTLGMLFYAVVQFNSILTYIKDGMIFATRTIAAMQTFTGTLLLYMVLANLERPLRALIVNATMDTPVLKSLFTVSANDLLLVLVSALFYVLTAIMHEGRRLEEENKGFV, from the coding sequence ATGATTAATTCCTATATCCTGAGAAGCGGCCAACATGCCGTAAGGCGCCTTTGCGGTATCTTGCGAGGCATTCTTGTTGTTTTTGTTGTATTGCAAGTACTGTATTTTGCCTTGTCTTGGGGTAGCTCAGGGAACTACTACACGGTGTTCATGCGCGTGCACTTTTATCCCGATGGCATGACCTTGGATGAGCTGCTGCATTTGGGGTACACCCAGCGCTTGATCGGCGTCGGACTCGGGCTTCCGACCCTGGGTATGCTTTTCTATGCTGTTGTTCAATTTAATAGTATTTTGACCTATATAAAAGACGGGATGATTTTCGCGACGCGCACCATCGCCGCCATGCAGACGTTTACTGGCACGCTTCTCCTGTACATGGTGCTAGCCAATCTGGAGAGGCCACTGCGCGCGCTTATCGTCAACGCAACAATGGATACTCCTGTACTCAAGAGTCTTTTTACTGTCAGCGCAAATGATTTGCTGCTGGTTCTGGTCAGCGCCTTGTTCTATGTGCTGACGGCCATCATGCACGAAGGTCGCCGTCTGGAGGAAGAGAATAAGGGGTTTGTTTGA
- a CDS encoding lysophospholipid acyltransferase family protein: MRQRQQLRQHLARLDAPGIERLLNRHVRVEGREHLDLARDSKRPVVLFSPHYGNFAIVALKLIQEIGRSKTVHSFHNPLPASHPMGGIENLFGRLGYGYAPISNDDDSAALKAMRALRRGEVLTIMPDALGTIGHTCYVPFFGHLVPAMAGTALFALRSKALVIGVYGCPEEGLRTTIRVSAPLDVELSGDQEYDMRSMASAIFRDMERQIRRSPEHWYLLPEIGRALASTLRLAPPADLGWLGQLRQAAPEFQQAVPELERTLAELAQRQMAGGGGLF, encoded by the coding sequence ATGCGGCAGCGGCAGCAGCTGCGCCAGCATCTGGCCCGGCTGGACGCGCCTGGCATCGAAAGACTGCTGAACCGGCATGTACGGGTGGAGGGCCGCGAGCATCTTGATCTGGCGCGCGACAGCAAGCGTCCGGTTGTCCTGTTCTCGCCTCACTACGGGAATTTCGCCATTGTCGCCCTCAAGCTGATCCAGGAAATTGGCCGCAGCAAGACCGTCCACAGCTTCCACAACCCGCTTCCGGCCAGCCATCCAATGGGCGGCATCGAAAACCTGTTCGGCCGCCTCGGCTATGGTTACGCGCCGATTTCCAACGATGACGACAGCGCGGCGCTGAAAGCCATGCGCGCGCTGCGGCGCGGCGAAGTGCTGACGATTATGCCGGACGCCCTCGGCACGATCGGGCATACCTGCTACGTTCCCTTCTTTGGCCACCTGGTGCCGGCAATGGCCGGCACCGCCTTGTTCGCGCTACGCAGCAAGGCCTTGGTCATCGGCGTATACGGCTGCCCGGAGGAAGGCCTGCGGACCACAATCCGTGTGAGCGCGCCGCTCGACGTCGAACTCAGTGGCGATCAGGAATACGATATGCGCAGTATGGCCAGCGCCATCTTCCGCGATATGGAGCGCCAGATCCGGCGCTCTCCCGAGCACTGGTATCTGCTGCCTGAAATCGGCCGGGCACTGGCCAGCACGCTGCGCCTGGCGCCGCCGGCCGATCTGGGCTGGCTGGGACAACTGCGCCAGGCCGCACCTGAGTTCCAGCAAGCCGTTCCGGAGCTGGAGCGGACGCTGGCCGAGCTGGCGCAGCGTCAAATGGCGGGCGGCGGCGGCCTGTTTTAA
- a CDS encoding acyltransferase family protein produces MSKPQNRYLSLDVLRGLTVALMIVVNTPGDWGHVYGPLLHADWHGFTPTDWVFPTFLFVVGNALAFALPKYAEQGDGAVLAKVGRRTALIFLLGFLVYWFPFTGPLDHVRIPGVLQRIALCFGSAALILHFCKEKGALWFSLAALLAYWLVMALFGDYSVHGNAAYKLDLAVLGKAHMYEEAGVLFDPEGILSTLPSIVNVIAGYFAGRLILALGASYETLARLMMAGVACIGVALCWDLAFPINKKLWTSSYVLFSVGLDLLILPLLIYVIEMRGQRRWTYFFEVFGKNTLFIYLLAQVAATVLFVTDTYGWMYQHVLLAFAPPKLASLLFAVFFMLACWLVGYAMDRKRIYIKV; encoded by the coding sequence ATGAGCAAGCCGCAGAATCGTTATCTTTCGCTGGACGTGCTGCGCGGCTTGACCGTGGCGCTGATGATCGTGGTGAACACGCCGGGCGACTGGGGTCATGTGTATGGTCCGCTGCTGCACGCCGACTGGCATGGCTTCACGCCGACCGACTGGGTGTTCCCGACTTTCCTTTTCGTGGTCGGCAATGCGCTGGCCTTCGCCCTGCCCAAGTATGCGGAGCAGGGCGATGGCGCGGTGCTGGCGAAGGTGGGGCGGCGTACGGCGCTGATTTTCCTGCTGGGTTTTCTGGTCTACTGGTTCCCGTTCACCGGTCCGCTCGACCATGTGCGCATACCGGGCGTCTTGCAGCGCATTGCGCTGTGCTTCGGCAGCGCGGCGCTGATCCTGCATTTCTGCAAAGAGAAGGGTGCCCTGTGGTTCAGCCTCGCCGCGCTGCTGGCTTACTGGCTGGTGATGGCGCTGTTCGGCGACTACAGCGTGCATGGCAATGCGGCCTACAAGCTGGACCTGGCCGTGCTGGGCAAGGCGCATATGTATGAGGAGGCGGGCGTGCTGTTCGATCCGGAGGGCATACTCAGCACCCTGCCATCCATCGTCAACGTGATCGCAGGCTACTTTGCGGGACGCCTGATCCTGGCCCTGGGCGCCAGCTATGAAACGCTGGCGCGGCTGATGATGGCGGGCGTGGCCTGCATCGGCGTGGCACTGTGCTGGGATCTGGCCTTCCCCATCAATAAGAAGCTGTGGACCAGCTCCTATGTGCTGTTCAGCGTGGGCCTGGATCTGCTGATCCTGCCGCTGCTGATCTACGTGATCGAGATGCGCGGGCAGCGCCGCTGGACTTACTTCTTCGAAGTCTTTGGCAAGAATACCCTGTTCATCTATCTGCTGGCGCAGGTGGCGGCGACGGTGCTGTTCGTCACCGATACCTATGGCTGGATGTACCAGCATGTGCTGCTGGCGTTCGCACCGCCCAAGCTGGCCTCGCTGCTGTTCGCCGTGTTCTTCATGCTGGCGTGCTGGCTGGTCGGCTATGCGATGGACCGCAAACGCATCTACATCAAGGTCTAG
- a CDS encoding helix-turn-helix transcriptional regulator has translation MPIIVNLDVMLAKRKIKSKELAAHVGITEQNLSLLKSGKVKGIRFVTLEKICERLACQPGDILEWQESEGAEEDAAPAELL, from the coding sequence ATGCCCATTATTGTCAATCTCGATGTCATGCTGGCGAAACGCAAGATCAAGTCCAAGGAGCTCGCTGCTCATGTAGGAATCACCGAACAAAACCTGTCCCTGCTCAAGTCCGGCAAGGTCAAGGGCATACGCTTTGTCACGCTGGAGAAGATCTGCGAGCGCCTGGCTTGCCAGCCCGGCGATATTCTGGAGTGGCAAGAGAGCGAAGGCGCGGAGGAGGATGCCGCGCCGGCCGAATTGCTTTAG
- a CDS encoding TonB-dependent receptor, translating to MKRNLTPVATAVAMLAAASGAAAQTPPASPQVDESAVVTVTGVRAALAQSLNQKRNADSLVEVVTAEDVGKMPDKSVADSLQRVPGVSVATAGGSEGGFGENDRVSLKGTPSNLTLTTLNGHTVSSGDWYISNITNGGRSVSYSMFPSELIGRITVHKSSQANLIEGGAAGNVDIETRKPLSFKKPLTLMGSVEGVYSEGAKKTDAQLSALANWKNDAGNMGVLLQVFDEKRSLRRIGQEFLAWAKVDSALAPEWVKSNPEVNGKWLSVQTGTALFEQQRERKGGMLDVQFKVSPDFSFDISGFYTRLDADNINANFMMDAGQPLSNNANLAGSGGIRPAAWTIKGDTITSISFPATCPVADCSDMGSSVQDIIARPGSYSDSKFLNLDWQWRANEQLKFKGQIGTTRGTGYARDYGYEAWLAYSGTSLTTYGLDQPATVVVPNAGSFQPRSGANFFSGWASDTTAKDKESYGQVDGEYKTPWENVPTLHFGARMAKHDRDLIWLAGTVAPAGGLAANRPSGLTVFPDSPLPNLLNKGWTFSADSMKAWGDKYVSFDTHAYQSEFKIREKASAAYVMGDLNFGPVQGNIGLRFVRTQIDVANGSPNDRWAPIETSRTYNNFLPSLNLRTDLSQNVVLRGAASRTLSRPDIGALGSLSLNDLTLAANGGNPKLTPILSNNVDAGIEWYFMPKSLLGVNVYNMHMASYVTFGSSMADFYNQSMGRVVTYTMSSAVNTKARVRGIELQYVQDLGNGFGVNANYTYADGKETGKAPRSACADLGDCNMVGTSKRSYNAGVFYENSKFSARVNYSYRSAFLNGLDRNSALYQDGMGTLSAAFNYNLTENLTLSLEGKDLNNPTLKSYATTKDRPSAFYKNGKQIFFGVRGKM from the coding sequence ATGAAGCGCAATCTGACCCCGGTCGCCACCGCCGTCGCCATGCTGGCCGCCGCCAGCGGCGCGGCGGCGCAAACCCCGCCCGCCAGCCCCCAGGTCGACGAGTCGGCGGTGGTCACCGTGACCGGCGTGCGCGCCGCGCTGGCCCAATCGCTGAACCAGAAACGCAATGCCGATTCGCTGGTGGAAGTGGTGACCGCCGAAGACGTGGGCAAGATGCCGGACAAGAGCGTGGCCGACTCGCTGCAGCGGGTGCCGGGTGTGTCGGTGGCGACGGCGGGCGGCAGCGAGGGCGGCTTCGGCGAGAACGACCGCGTCAGCCTGAAAGGCACGCCATCCAATCTGACGCTGACCACGCTGAACGGGCATACCGTATCCAGCGGCGACTGGTATATCTCGAATATCACCAACGGCGGCCGTTCGGTCAGCTACTCGATGTTCCCTTCCGAGCTGATCGGCCGCATCACGGTGCATAAAAGCTCGCAGGCCAATCTGATCGAAGGCGGCGCGGCCGGTAACGTGGACATCGAAACGCGCAAGCCGCTCAGCTTCAAGAAACCCCTCACGCTGATGGGTTCCGTGGAAGGCGTGTACAGCGAGGGGGCGAAGAAGACCGACGCCCAGCTCAGCGCCCTGGCCAACTGGAAGAACGATGCCGGCAATATGGGCGTGCTGCTGCAGGTGTTCGACGAAAAGCGCAGCCTGCGCCGCATCGGCCAGGAATTCCTGGCCTGGGCCAAGGTCGATAGCGCCCTGGCGCCCGAGTGGGTGAAGTCCAATCCGGAAGTGAACGGCAAATGGCTGTCGGTGCAGACCGGCACCGCGCTGTTCGAGCAGCAGCGCGAACGCAAGGGCGGCATGCTGGACGTGCAGTTCAAGGTCAGTCCCGATTTCAGCTTCGACATCAGCGGTTTCTACACCCGTCTGGACGCCGACAATATCAACGCCAACTTCATGATGGATGCGGGCCAGCCCTTGTCCAACAACGCCAACCTGGCGGGCAGCGGCGGCATCCGGCCGGCGGCGTGGACGATCAAGGGCGACACCATCACCTCGATCAGTTTCCCGGCGACCTGCCCGGTGGCCGATTGCAGCGATATGGGGTCCTCGGTGCAGGACATCATTGCCCGTCCCGGCTCGTACAGCGATTCCAAATTCCTCAATCTGGACTGGCAATGGCGCGCCAATGAGCAGCTGAAGTTCAAGGGGCAGATCGGCACCACGCGCGGCACCGGCTATGCGCGCGATTACGGCTACGAGGCATGGCTGGCCTATTCCGGCACCAGCTTGACCACGTATGGCCTGGACCAGCCGGCCACCGTGGTCGTGCCGAACGCGGGCAGCTTCCAGCCGCGCAGCGGCGCCAACTTCTTCAGCGGCTGGGCTTCCGACACCACGGCCAAGGACAAGGAGAGCTATGGCCAGGTGGACGGCGAATATAAAACGCCGTGGGAAAACGTGCCCACCCTGCATTTCGGCGCGCGCATGGCCAAACATGACCGCGATCTGATCTGGCTCGCCGGCACGGTGGCGCCGGCCGGCGGTCTGGCGGCCAACCGTCCCTCCGGCCTGACCGTCTTCCCCGACAGTCCATTGCCGAATCTGCTGAACAAGGGCTGGACCTTCAGCGCCGATTCGATGAAGGCCTGGGGCGACAAATATGTGAGCTTCGACACCCACGCCTACCAGAGCGAATTCAAGATCCGTGAAAAAGCCTCGGCGGCGTATGTGATGGGCGATCTGAATTTCGGCCCGGTGCAGGGTAATATCGGCCTGCGTTTCGTGCGCACCCAGATCGATGTGGCCAACGGTTCGCCCAACGACCGCTGGGCGCCGATCGAAACCTCGCGCACGTACAATAATTTCCTGCCCAGCCTGAACCTGCGCACCGACCTGTCGCAGAACGTGGTGCTGCGCGGCGCGGCCAGCCGCACCTTGTCGCGCCCCGACATCGGCGCCCTCGGTTCGCTCAGCCTGAACGATCTGACGCTGGCGGCCAATGGCGGCAATCCGAAGCTGACGCCGATCCTGTCGAACAATGTCGATGCGGGCATCGAGTGGTATTTCATGCCGAAGTCGCTGCTGGGTGTGAATGTCTACAATATGCACATGGCGTCGTATGTGACGTTCGGTTCGTCGATGGCGGATTTCTATAACCAGTCCATGGGCCGCGTCGTGACCTATACCATGAGTTCCGCGGTGAACACCAAGGCGCGCGTGCGCGGCATTGAGCTGCAATATGTGCAGGATCTGGGCAATGGCTTCGGGGTGAATGCCAACTACACCTACGCCGACGGCAAGGAAACCGGCAAGGCACCGCGTTCGGCCTGCGCCGACCTGGGCGACTGCAATATGGTGGGCACCTCCAAGCGTTCATATAATGCCGGGGTCTTCTACGAGAACAGCAAATTCAGCGCCCGCGTCAACTACAGCTATCGTTCGGCCTTCCTGAATGGCCTGGACCGCAACAGCGCACTGTATCAGGATGGAATGGGTACGCTGTCGGCCGCCTTCAACTACAATCTGACCGAAAATCTGACGCTGTCGCTGGAGGGCAAGGATTTGAACAATCCAACCCTCAAATCGTACGCCACCACCAAGGACCGCCCGAGCGCCTTCTATAAGAACGGCAAGCAGATCTTCTTTGGCGTGCGCGGCAAGATGTAA
- a CDS encoding GntR family transcriptional regulator has product MTSLAQIMETMGQTSSLPLYQLLQRALREAIDKRIFGPDEALPAERQLASELSISRITVRKAIDGLVDEGLLVRRPGSGNFINTRIEKNFAKLTSFSEDMRARGRTPRSVWLKRSEGTVTPEEALRLRLSPGAPVYRFNRIRFADDVPMCLEYATIVATALPALDAVDVSMYEALEKAGNRPVRALQRLSALLLNAEQAALLQAQQGDAGLAVERLGFLRDGRAVEFCRSIFRGDMYDFVAELSTP; this is encoded by the coding sequence ATGACATCACTTGCACAAATCATGGAGACCATGGGGCAAACCAGCAGCCTGCCCCTGTACCAGCTATTACAACGCGCCCTGCGCGAAGCCATCGACAAGCGCATCTTCGGCCCCGACGAAGCCCTGCCCGCCGAGCGCCAACTGGCGAGCGAACTGTCGATCTCGCGCATCACGGTGCGCAAGGCCATCGACGGCCTGGTGGACGAAGGCTTGCTGGTGCGCCGCCCGGGCTCCGGCAATTTCATCAACACCCGCATCGAAAAGAATTTCGCCAAACTGACCTCGTTTTCCGAGGATATGCGCGCGCGCGGCCGCACCCCGCGCAGCGTGTGGCTGAAACGCTCGGAAGGCACGGTCACGCCGGAAGAAGCGCTGCGGCTGCGGCTCAGTCCCGGCGCGCCGGTATACCGCTTCAACCGCATCCGCTTTGCCGACGATGTGCCGATGTGCCTGGAATACGCGACCATTGTCGCCACCGCCCTGCCCGCGCTGGACGCGGTCGATGTCTCGATGTACGAGGCGCTGGAGAAAGCCGGCAACCGGCCGGTGCGCGCCTTGCAGCGCCTCTCGGCCTTGCTGTTGAACGCGGAACAGGCGGCGCTGCTGCAGGCGCAGCAAGGCGATGCCGGACTGGCGGTGGAGCGTCTGGGTTTTTTGCGCGATGGCCGCGCGGTGGAATTTTGCCGCTCGATCTTCCGCGGCGATATGTATGACTTTGTGGCCGAACTCAGCACACCCTGA